A genomic region of Plasmodium malariae genome assembly, chromosome: 14 contains the following coding sequences:
- the PmUG01_14030300 gene encoding conserved Plasmodium protein, unknown function, giving the protein MSILKSTFTSLKKKKKRLKGNKGKGSTYNSDILALDNYLISDIKGEPRNGNKNSSGIISSKNRKGGIKVQNVKGHIKRIINNTIYLFKLKKLRGLIFKKKKKKVVHKNELFKVKFVNKKENSKGNNNENKNDNKKEIPIKVINKKSDEKENTIEEVKEKEPKIDKQINDFNKTLKNNNTPPIEEHVSEKVELLNNVGKDKHVLSDRNTSEEEYQVKINKINAPYLQELFGKIYNKRDISEKEQSTTKCKQFKQWGSSNSSEDDSVRCSINSSRDISSGQHSNKSSGRSGTPLVKDAISSNFLSCKTNIFNHFMNNVKPSRSHNIDAIHPLYNFLCKDESSYLSSNWHDRINYAFRNIWALKDYIYDEKKEGEREKELFNELELYHMSSKIGACGLIYCLFLSNNENNDTYNYFKKCFVNISKENYAHIYKIYKPKFEDDLVFLFDSLVFTVILGSKKRNINVNTARKIYSNDLKGKKVLCDCIFNLKRDSKFSLPIASQIDFMGMRVISEPLMPLNEAHLPVDVVKELLSKVEISDYCVREAVEEKERNEMQGEEESNESNESDESGEAQKYIAEVDRKSISKSAKGANFYHPMNDMKCSNNYPEKNVPTGEYIIQKKGISNGRRKGRRMKFLRRKIRSLKKEEYFKRRKEKLFYERLMLEIENYDHIIYDQIKQMSDYLNYNCCIFPFGLSNYFESRIFKKRNNVKMYRSVIDNLFIIRGTEEILPPFLFSSSKENYITRIRYEFIKYYYSDRPLYNTTSAINIRYDKTKNHENNIDILKDASKENLNNIENYLLPKIIKILTNFSDSHDITESYHAHGVNMRNLGYLLDSDKKPEFLTQVLCREIICRTLKCIYYEHVHAFITQILEKEPHRVGGSYRGGRAHCNVSGNISGNVLSSNHSNDHGRDSSSMCSACSTTADSCRKNNHLEYHTNKCQNFICLCNKCYTCWNYFPELAPHKILIRLINLTLNFNTVDSVKFWHNILIPQCMEKFQVNLNDHIKIKDMEIYGLLLCIEFHFGVYFKEECKQNYCVKLPLTLEDMSIFDSKKEQVLFPNVSHLKNIFKAGIRKRGDLCIREGRAYERSKIKDDCDDGHNDNNDDDNSDDDNSDEDYDHDAPNRKRYLKKRPIKSKNKEKYSLNSDCLSREYKSKKKYKTLSELKKHNNRLNGDLKKTEKSLNSLGKTHDSSSYERKRGGIKNIYSIFKRMGEENYLSSQSRDGSRTRGKDPTINNFNMNNWDKNVYDNKIRKKKTPRYNYYHCEKINFVFFYPKSKICYPKYTTWYHKIIEMLSSNIIIQEKFKIRNILKENIIEIIRIKQSDYLHVNNICNVGSCSQIKSFIYEYNIPCHPYCILNEKMKCINYIRAKKSIYLLLNVSINKNIFDIAKKFLYLAYLHFEHGYVHKCLKICYYIYNAIPHIGTITRDILILILQCKVKEENIDDALIIYKLILIFSKYYDGECNLSTLLSNILLANYYYDKACSASKWYETDGAREGSTKQKNGGKLQIHKKTQQLKRKTYAKSSDESNDEDFNKERKGTGKVGGEMLDAVYFFEKKKKNLLKGEYYSEQCYHMLYTGLNDMCFHYICIFSLLLLGNILMSLNKYHRAIKYYTLSLQYCKRSKISEFIILQNKCLLADSLKNNGNFDKAIEIAEDCLNTLSSSSWSSHNLTLYTIYRLAQMKQYIGCKDLICPNILLDNISNVHLKKKISLPDFVTFEQYYLNEKNEKYRKEAIDLYIKLYYKLKGQKNCSVVFAKDIFGKLYSKEDLSDIQDSSKNAIQDYTERIFAVIQQILKIKVISLNMNKQFMLASKLLAVVLSKNSSSFVKQLTFRRNGRGEYSNSLFNSMQYRMDDQLSARLEGGRGGTGKGVEAVVCGPNNKTNYNSSSSSSNSNSNSNNYYYNDGVHIDELIDDNYMNDHKKNIGGILNFQISDFHLNKHKNFFHRSCYTKEYDYISIEKILFDDTYFSIEDICKYCYLKCESYNNKEEQNMQNMQNMQNMQNMQNMQNMQNMQNKQNKQNKQNMQIKKNKPSYLLNPTVWFDVLFFSVMKGTCNHMELLILIDLVKLFLTPLQKQLVLFRVKSLNNIRDYEKYSEYVQHLLNKEEKNITDLVNNVNREKNSGYARNNLPPEISTFNGKDIIKNIDFLSNIAVNNPTILSFPSAFNKAK; this is encoded by the exons atGAGTATTCTGAAAAGCACATTTACCtcattaaaaaagaaaaagaaacgTCTAAAAGGAAACAAAGGGAAGGGTTCTACATATAATAGTGACATACTTGCTTTAgacaattatttaataagtgATATAAAAGGGGAGCCAagaaatggaaataaaaatagtagtGGAATAATAAGCTCGAAAAATAGGAAGGGGGGTATAAAAGTGCAAAATGTGAAAGGAcatataaaaaggataataaataacacaatatatttattcaaacTTAAGAAGTTAAGGGggttaatatttaaaaaaaaaaaaaaaaaagtagtacataaaaatgaattatttaaagTTAAATtcgtaaataaaaaagaaaatagtaaaggaaataataatgaaaataaaaatgacaataaaaaggaaatacctattaaagtaataaataaaaaatctgatgaaaaagaaaatacaataGAAGAGGTAAAAGAGAAGGAACCTAAAATtgataaacaaataaatgattttaataaaactttaaaaaataataatacccCTCCTATTGAAGAACATGTATCGGAAAAGGTAGAGCTGCTTAATAACGTAGGAAAGGATAAACATGTTTTAAGTGATAGAAATACATCAGAAGAAGAATACCAagtcaaaataaataaaataaatgctcCTTATTTGCAAGAATTGTttggaaaaatatacaacaaAAGAGATATCAGCGAAAAGGAGCAGAGTACTACCAAGTGCAAGCAATTCAAACAATGGGGTAGTAGCAACTCGTCTGAAGATGATTCTGTGCGTTGTAGTATTAACAGTAGTAGAGATATCAGTAGTGGCCAGCATAGTAACAAAAGCAGCGGAAGAAGTGGTACTCCGTTAGTTAAAGACGCAATATCGTCGAATTTCTTGAGCTGTAAAACTAACATCTTTAACCATTTTATGAATAATGTTAAGCCTTCGAGAAGCCATAACATCGATGCTATCCACCCTTTATATAACTTTCTGTGCAAAGATGAAAGTTCGTATTTGAGTTCTAATTGGCATGATAGAATAAATTATGCCTTTCGAAATATATGGGCATTAAAggattatatttatgatgaaaaaaaggaagggGAACGCGAGAAggaattatttaatgaactaGAATTATATCACATGTCTAGTAAAATCGGTGCATGTGgattaatatattgtttatttttaagtaataatgaaaataatgatacTTATAactatttcaaaaaatgctttgttaatatatctaaagaaaattatgcgcacatttataaaatatataaaccaAAATTTGAAGATGATTTAGTTTTTCTATTTGATAGTCTTGTATTTACGGTAATATTAGgaagcaaaaaaagaaatattaatgttaacacagcaagaaaaatatatagcaaTGATCTTAAGGGGAAAAAAGTTCTATGTgattgtatatttaatttaaaaagggATTCCAAATTTTCCTTGCCTATAGCTAGCCAAATTGATTTTATGGGCATGCGGGTAATTTCGGAGCCACTCATGCCACTAAATGAAGCGCACCTTCCGGTTGATGTGGTTAAGGAGTTATTGAGCAAAGTGGAAATTAGTGATTACTGTGTGAGGGAAGCGGTGGAAGAGAAGGAAAGGAATGAAATGCAGGGTGAAGAGGAATCGAATGAATCGAATGAATCGGATGAATCGGGTGAAGCTCAGAAATATATAGCAGAGGTAGATAGGAAATCTATTTCTAAATCTGCTAAGGGGGCGAATTTTTATCACCCTATGAACGATATGAAGTGTAGTAATAACTACCCAGAAAAGAACGTACCCACGGGTGAGTATATCATCCAGAAAAAAGGCATATCAAATGGTAGAAGAAAAGGAAGGAGAATGAAGTTCTTGAGGAGAAAGATAAGAAGcttaaaaaaagaggaatattttaaaagaagaaaggaAAAGCTATTTTATGAAAGACTAATGctagaaatagaaaattatgaTCATATAATCTATGATCAGATAAAACAAATGAGTGATTACTTAAATTACAATTGTtgcatttttccttttgggTTATCTAATTATTTTGAGAgtagaatatttaaaaaaagaaataatgtTAAGATGTATAGATCAGTTATAGacaatttatttatcataaGAGGAACAGAAGAAATACTGCCTCCATTTCTTTTCAGTTCTAGTAAAGAAAACTATATCACCCGAATAAGATATGAGTTTATAAAATACTATTATTCGGATCGTCCATTATATAATACTACTTCAGCTATTAATATAAGATATGATAAAACGAAGAATCACGAAAACAATATAGATATTTTAAAGGATGCTAGTAAAGAGAATCttaataatattgaaaattacCTTCTTcctaaaattataaaaattttaactaaTTTTAGTGATAGTCATGATATAACTGAGTCTTACCACGCACATGGGGTAAATATGCGAAACTTAGGCTATCTCTTAGATAGTGATAAAAAACCTGAATTCCTTACACAAGTGTTATGCAGGGAAATTATTTGCCGCAcgttaaaatgtatatattatgaacacGTACATGCTTTCATAACACAAATTTTAGAGAAGGAACCGCACAGAGTTGGAGGTAGTTATCGCGGGGGTAGAGCTCACTGCAATGTTAGTGGCAATATTAGCGGAAATGTTCTGAGCAGTAATCACAGCAATGATCATGGTAGGGACAGTAGCAGCATGTGCAGCGCGTGTAGCACGACTGCAGATAGTTGCAGGAAGAATAACCATCTCGAATATCACACAAATAAGTgtcaaaattttatttgcttATGTAACAAGTGTTATACATGTTGGAATTATTTTCCAGAATTAGCTCCACATAAAATCCTAATTAGACTGATAAATCTAAccttaaattttaatacagTAGATTCAGTAAAATTTTGGCATAACATACTAATACCTCAGTGCATGGAAAAATTTCAAGTTAATTTAAAtgatcatataaaaataaaagatatggAAATATATGGATTACTTCTATGTATAGAATTTCATTTTGGAGTTTATTTTAAAGAGGAATGTAAACAGAACTACTGTGTTAAACTGCCTCTAACTTTGGAGGATATGTCCATTTTTGATTCTAAAAAGGAGCAAGTCCTATTTCCTAATGTATctcatttgaaaaatatttttaaagcgGGTATTAGAAAAAGGGGGGATCTATGCATACGGGAAGGACGGGCTTATGAAAGgagcaaaataaaagatgatTGTGATGATGGCCATAATGATAACAATGATGACGATAACAGCGATGACGATAACAGCGATGAAGATTATGACCATGATGCTCCTAACAGAAAAaggtatttaaaaaaaagaccAATCAAAAGtaagaataaagaaaaatactcCCTGAATAGTGATTGTTTAAGTAGGGAATATAAGTCAAAGAAAAAGTACAAAACTTTAAGTGAATTAAAAAAGCATAATAATAGGCTAAATGGAGATTTAAAAAAGACGGAGAAAAGCCTGAACAGTTTAGGTAAAACTCATGATTCCTCAAGTTACGAAAGGAAAAGGGGAGGcattaaaaacatttattccatatttaaaagaatggGTGAAGAGAACTATTTATCTTCTCAATCAAGAGATGGTAGTAGAACTAGGGGAAAGGATCCgactataaataattttaatatgaacaattgggataaaaatgtatatgataataaaattagaaagaaaaaaacgccaaggtataattattatcattgcgaaaaaataaattttgtttttttttatcctaaGAGTAAAATATGCTATCCAAAATATACAACATGGtatcataaaattattgaGATGTTATCttctaatattataatacaaGAGAAGTTTAAGATAAGGAATATtttgaaagaaaatattatagaaataattCGTATAAAACAGAGCGATTATTTACATGTAAATAACATATGTAATGTTGGATCTTGTAGtcaaataaaaagttttatttatgaatataatattccttGTCATCCTTATTGTATtttgaatgaaaaaatgaaatgtataaattatattagaGCTAAGAAGAGtatctatttattattaaatgtgagtattaataaaaatatatttgatatagctaaaaaatttttgtatctggcatatttacattttgaaCATGGTTATGTGCACAAATGCCtgaaaatatgttattatatttataatgccATTCCTCATATAGGTACTATTACAAGGGATATATtgattttaatattacaGTGTAAGGTTAAGGAAGAAAATATAGATGACGCAttgataatttataaattgaTCTTAATATTTAGTAAATATTACGATGGAGAATGTAACTTGAGCACTTTGTTGTCCAATATTTTGTTGGCtaactattattatgataaagCGTGCAGTGCTTCCAAATGGTATGAGACTGATGGAGCAAGAGAAGGGTCTACGAAACAGAAGAATGGGGGGAAGTTGCAGATTCATAAAAAGACTCAGCAGCTTAAGAGGAAAACTTATGCCAAATCGAGTGACGAATCGAATGATGAAGATTTTAATAAAGAGCGAAAGGGAACAGGAAAAGTAGGGGGTGAAATGTTAGATGcggtttatttttttgagaaaaaaaaaaaaaatttactaaagGGAGAATATTATTCTGAACAATGTTACCACATGCTGTATACTGGTTTAAATGATATgtgttttcattatatatgtatctttTCCTTACTGTTACTtggtaatattttaatgtctttaaataaatatcatagagcaataaaatattacactCTATCTTTACAATATTgtaaaagaagtaaaatatcagaatttattattttacaaaataaatgtttattagCTGATTCtttgaaaaataatggaAATTTTGATAAGGCAATAGAAATAGCTGAGGATTGTTTAAATACGTTAAGTAGTTCATCTTGGTCATCACATAATTTGACattatatacaatttatCGTTTAGCTCAAATGAAACAATATATTGGTTGCAAAGATTTGATATGTCCAAATATACTGCTAGACAATATTTCGAatgttcatttaaaaaagaaaatttctTTACCTGATTTTGTAACATTTGAACAGTactatttaaatgaaaaaaacgaaaaatatagaaaagaaGCTAtagatttatatattaaattatattataaattaaaaggacAAAAGAACTGTAGTGTAGTATTTGCAAAGGATATATTTGGGAAGTTATATAGCAAAGAAGATTTGTCCGATATACAAGACAGTAGCAAGAATGCAATACAGGATTATACGGAAAGAATTTTTGCAGTAATACAACAAATCCTGAAAATTAAagttatttcattaaatatgaacaaacaGTTTATGTTAGCTTCAAAATTGCTTGCAGTAGTTTTGTCAAAAAACTCGTCATCCTTTGTTAAGCAACTGACTTTTAGGAGGAATGGAAGAGGGGAATATTctaattctttatttaacTCTATGCAGTATCGTATGGATGATCAGTTAAGTGCGCGGTTAGAAGGGGGTCGAGGGGGAACAGGGAAAGGTGTAGAAGCAGTGGTATGTGGACCTAATAATAAAACCAATTACaacagtagcagtagtagcagcAACAGCAACAGCAACAGCAACAACTACTACTACAACGATGGTGTGCATATAGACGAATTAATTGACGATAATTACATGAATGatcataaaaagaatataggAGGGATACTGAATTTTCAAATTAGtgattttcatttaaacAAACATAAGAATTTCTTTCATAGGAGCTGCTATACAAAGGAGTACGATTATATATccatagaaaaaatattatttgatgATACGTATTTTAGTATAGaagatatatgtaaatattgcTATTTGAAGTGTGAAagctataataataaagaggaa caaaatatgcaaaatatgcaaaatatgcaaaatatgcaaaatatgcaaaatatgcaaaatatgcaaaatatgcaaaataagcaaaataagcaaaataagcaaaatatgcaaattaagaaaaataagcctagttatttattaaatccAACTGTATGGTTtgatgtacttttttttagtgTAATGAAAGGTACTTGTAATCACATGGAATTACTTATATTAATCGACTTggttaaattatttttgacaCCTTTACAAAAACAGCTAGTTTTGTTTCGTGTAAAATCATTGAACAATATTAGAGATTATGAGAAGTACTCAGAATACGTACAACATTTACTAAATAAGGAGGAAAAGAACATAACTGATCTagtaaataatgtaaatagaGAGAAGAATTCAGGATATGCGCGTAATAATTTACCCCCAGAAATTTCAACATTCAATGGAaaggatataataaaaaatattgactTCTTGTCAAACATAGCTGTGAATAACCCTACGATTTTGTCTTTCCCCAGTGCGTTTaacaaagcaaaataa
- the PmUG01_14030400 gene encoding septum formation protein MAF homologue, putative, with the protein MKECSHVIGLGNIFEDKRKCWILLASKSPRRIELMKLMGIKNLYICESGFEENLDKKKFACAEDYVKENALNKGLNVAEHVWFSKANDKISNNHCSSNMNDNNKSKVVEMEKGRNIHTDRNEGSEINETNKPNEPNGPSGSNQMNDLGERVTNISQMKTLQSTYDPIPNIIISCDTIVTLNEEIIEKPSNKNHAKEILKKLSSNTHSVYTAVCIFLYRTKIPVTFVERTIVHFDNLKEQDIEEYLNLKEPYDKAGAYSIQGVGCQFIKKIDGCYYNVMGLPINKLSKILTKLYMEKKFSF; encoded by the coding sequence ATGAAAGAATGTTCTCATGTGATCGGTTTAGGTAATATATTTGAAGATAAAAGGAAATGTTGGATTTTGTTGGCAAGTAAATCCCCAAGAAGAATAGAACTAATGAAGTTAATgggtataaaaaatttatacatttgtGAGTCCGGATTTGAAGAGAATTtagataaaaagaaatttgcATGTGCTGAAGATTATGTTAAAGAAAATGCTTTAAATAAAGGATTAAACGTAGCGGAGCACGTATGGTTTAGCAAAGCGAACGATAAGATCAGTAACAATCATTGCAGTAGTAATAtgaatgataataataagtCAAAGGTGGTAGAAATGGAAAAGGGTAGAAACATTCATACGGACAGAAATGAAGGAAGTGAAATAAATGAGACGAATAAGCCGAATGAGCCAAATGGGCCAAGTGGGTCAAATCAGATGAATGATTTGGGTGAACGTGTAACGAATATAAGTCAAATGAAAACATTGCAAAGTACTTACGACCCTATACCAAATATAATAATCTCTTGTGATACTATTGTTACACTGaatgaagaaataatagaaaaaccttcaaataaaaatcatGCGAAggaaatattgaaaaaattatccTCAAATACCCATAGTGTTTATACTgctgtatgtatatttttatatagaacAAAAATCCCTGTTACATTTGTTGAAAGAACTATAGTACATTTTGATAATCTAAAGGAACAAGATATtgaagaatatttaaatttgaaGGAACCATATGATAAAGCTGGTGCTTATTCCATTCAAGGAGTAGGCTGtcaatttataaaaaaaatagatggATGCTATTACAATGTTATGGGGCTGCCCATAAATAAGCTCTCCAAAATATTGACTAAGTTATACATGGAAAagaaattttcattttga